The Polyangium mundeleinium genome contains the following window.
CGTGGGGGATCTTCTGGGTGACGGCGTTCTTCATGAAGATCGTGGGCCGGCACGACGTCGTCTGCCGCCTGGCCGCGATCCTGCTCTCGGCCGCGACGCCGCCGCTGCTCTACGCGATCGGGCGCTCGATCTGGCGGCCCGCGGCGGGCGCGGCGGCGGCCGTGGGGTTCGTCGTGCTGCCGATCACGCTGGCGTTCGCGAGCTTCAACGCGCTCGAAGTGCCGCTCGTGTTCTGGTCGCTGCTCGCGATCTACGGCTGGGTGCGGCTCGTCCAGACGTGGCGGCGGCGCTTCCTCTTCGTGAGCGCGATCGGGCTCTTCATGGCGCTGCACACGGACTGGCCGGCGTTCGTGCTCGCGGGGCAGTGGCTCGGCTTCGGGCTCGTGCGCGGCTACCTCGGCGGGCGCCGGTTCTTCGGGCCGCTCCACGAGCGCAGGTACGCCGAGCTCTGGATCACGTGGGCCGTGCTCTCCGTGCTCACCGGGGTCCTCTACCTCGCGATCTTCCAGAAGGCCGGCAAGCTCGGCGATCTGCTCGCGATTTACGGATCTCGCTCGTCGGGCAACGTGACGCCGCTCTCGGCGGTGCTCGCGAGCCGGCGGTACTGGATCGAGCTCTCGTTCACGCCGATCGCGATCCTGCTCGGGAAGATCGCGGCGGTCGTGTGCGTGCTCCGGCTGCTCGTCACGCGCGCCGAGGTCGAGCTCGCGCCGCTGCTCGTGCTCGGCATGGCGACGTTCCAGTACGTCGTGTTCAAGCAGGGCGCCGACATCCACGTGTTCTGGCCGCAGCCGTTCGGCGCGTACTTCGCGCTCGGGATGGGCGCGCTCGTGGCCACGCTCGCGCCTGGGATGGAGCGGCTCGTCGCGCGCGTGCGTCGGGCGCGGCAAAGGGCCGCGGGCGGCGCTGTCGAGGGCGGGCTCGTCGCGCTGGGGCTCCTGCTCGTGCCGCTCCTGTTCGTGCTTCGGGACGGCGCGCCCGCTGCGCTTTATGCGCGGCAGACGGGCGGTCGGTTCAACGAGAAGGGGCTCGTCATCGACTCCGACGGCGACAAGACCGTGTTCCTGCGCTGGCTCGTCGGGCGTATCCCGCCGGACGCGACGGCCTTTCTGCACGAGAGCATGCACGCGACGTGGGCGCAGGTCTGGTCGCTCGGCGGTCGCGTGGTGAAGACGAACCAGCCGGTGCCGGCGGGGCCGCTGCCGGGGCGCGGAAGCGTGTACGTGATGGACAGCCGGTTCGCGCCGGAGGCGCAGCTCGCGGCTGTGGCGAAGCGGTTCCACGTGACCGCGGTGGGCCCGTTTTGGGCCGTGGTTCCGCGGGAGATGTTCGCGCCGATCGACGCGTACGTGTTCGAGGCGCGCGAGCCGGGGGCGCTCGCGTGGATGTTCGTGAGCGCGACGGAGCCGGTGCGCACGATCGTGCCGGACGCGTTTGCGACGTGGGAAGCCCGCGTGCACTGGGACCAGGAGGCGACGCCGCCCGAGGCGCCGCCGCAGACGCTCGAACAGAAGCGGATCGCGCACAACGTGGCCGTGATGCAGGGCGACGCGGCGCGGGCGGAGGCGCTCTTCGTGGAGATCACGCGGGCGCTCCGGCCGATGGGCGCGGCGTACGAGGACGGGCCGGAGTTTGTGGGATCGCTCTTCCAGCAGGGCGTGCGGCCGCGCCTCGACCTGTTCGTCCGGGCCTCGGGGCCGCTCGCGCCGGGGACGATGCTGTCTGTGCGATCCCGGGTCACGTCGCGGGCTACGCTCTCCACGACGATGGCGGACCCGACGACGCGGGACGTGGGGCTGCCGCTCGGGGTGCCGGTGGAGCGGATGCGGAAGGGGTTTTTGTACGTGGATCCGGTGACGATCGTGAAGAGGCCGGGCGTGGAGGTCTTCCACGCGGCGTTCGTCGGGCGGGGGAAGGCGATGAAGCTCGCGCGGCCGGCGGGGGTGAATGCGGTCGAGGTGCTGCGGCTCGACTGAGGGTCCTGGGACCCCCGTTTCGAGGAGCCGCGGGGGTCGACACGGGGTGACCGCTTCGGCAGATGGCGACCGGCGGGGGTAGCCACGGGGTGACCGCTTCGGCAGATGGCGACCGGCGGGGGTAGCCACAGGGTGACCGCTTCGGCAGATGGCGACCGGCGGGGGTAGCCACGGGGTGACCGCCTCGGGAGACGGTGACCGGCGGGTGGAGCCACGGGGTGACCGCCTCGGGAGACGGTGACCGGCGGGGGTAGACACGTGGCGACCGCCTCGGCTGACGATGCCCGGCGGGTGTAGACACGTGGCGACCCCCTCGGGAGACCCCAGGAGCGGGCTCCTTTCGGCTTGCTGCCCCGCGTGGCCACGCGGCCGGAACGGTGATACGCGGGGAGGGCCATGCCCGAGCC
Protein-coding sequences here:
- a CDS encoding ArnT family glycosyltransferase, which translates into the protein MIPRLSLRLPQGSDGLPVASAREARIARALVALATVWFFLVAAWEMFGPVLAGHWASTASMGIIAENMLRWGIPGPVWEYTASRPGPELYYCHHPWGIFWVTAFFMKIVGRHDVVCRLAAILLSAATPPLLYAIGRSIWRPAAGAAAAVGFVVLPITLAFASFNALEVPLVFWSLLAIYGWVRLVQTWRRRFLFVSAIGLFMALHTDWPAFVLAGQWLGFGLVRGYLGGRRFFGPLHERRYAELWITWAVLSVLTGVLYLAIFQKAGKLGDLLAIYGSRSSGNVTPLSAVLASRRYWIELSFTPIAILLGKIAAVVCVLRLLVTRAEVELAPLLVLGMATFQYVVFKQGADIHVFWPQPFGAYFALGMGALVATLAPGMERLVARVRRARQRAAGGAVEGGLVALGLLLVPLLFVLRDGAPAALYARQTGGRFNEKGLVIDSDGDKTVFLRWLVGRIPPDATAFLHESMHATWAQVWSLGGRVVKTNQPVPAGPLPGRGSVYVMDSRFAPEAQLAAVAKRFHVTAVGPFWAVVPREMFAPIDAYVFEAREPGALAWMFVSATEPVRTIVPDAFATWEARVHWDQEATPPEAPPQTLEQKRIAHNVAVMQGDAARAEALFVEITRALRPMGAAYEDGPEFVGSLFQQGVRPRLDLFVRASGPLAPGTMLSVRSRVTSRATLSTTMADPTTRDVGLPLGVPVERMRKGFLYVDPVTIVKRPGVEVFHAAFVGRGKAMKLARPAGVNAVEVLRLD